The proteins below come from a single Sporosarcina sp. FSL K6-3457 genomic window:
- a CDS encoding methyl-accepting chemotaxis protein — MLSNRTKVTIKQRLILSFLLVSLVPMFIVAIVIYNTSVSEIVNQEEDSMQQFTESTAQGIEEWIGSRASEIKLASKTEEITSLDSKKQNQLVNIIKEQDPAYEVIIFVDTEGIARAHTTKEQIDVQNLSERNYFQNGMKGEDTISNVLISGTTGNQMIALSTPVFSSSGKITGVLVATLNFNHLVDKYLNNENQNLQPIIVDSSDVIQVHPNADLIGKSLDESNLDAKWLTVFEEGKGSSGYTTIGKKSDAMLVSAAPIELVDYGLYFVSPMKAILSATEKTKLFSVIIFGVSVLVILAVALFIASRISRPIRQVTDQVKAFSDGDFSVNPLIITSSDETGYLADSLNKMQQNLHQLITQIGENSSQVSAASEELMASAEQSSQASEHITLTVEEVASGAEVQMGTVERTVQNTDTLSMNVNQIASHAKLTSTLSEQALGKAGTGNETIQSTVIQMESIYETMKELSTSITGMSERSKEIDQIVEVISGIAAQTNLLALNAAIEAARAGEQGKGFAVVANEVRHLAEQSSHSAQQITQLISNVQMESNNSIRMMEKGQKEVEDGVQIVHVAGQLFAEIKHDLNDVAEKSMEVLTSTNQMIEGTVDVVESISHISDISNRTLSGTQNISAASEEQLASMEEISSSATVLAGMAENLQEMILKFKL; from the coding sequence ATGTTGTCAAATAGAACTAAAGTCACTATTAAGCAAAGGTTAATTTTAAGTTTTTTACTTGTGAGCCTTGTTCCGATGTTTATTGTAGCCATTGTTATCTACAATACTTCTGTGAGTGAAATTGTCAATCAGGAAGAGGATTCGATGCAACAATTTACTGAAAGTACTGCACAAGGAATTGAGGAATGGATTGGAAGCCGGGCAAGTGAAATCAAATTGGCTTCGAAGACAGAAGAAATCACATCACTAGATTCTAAAAAGCAAAATCAGCTGGTTAATATCATTAAAGAACAGGATCCAGCGTATGAGGTCATTATTTTTGTCGACACAGAAGGGATTGCGAGAGCACATACAACTAAAGAACAGATAGATGTACAAAACCTTTCTGAAAGAAACTACTTTCAAAATGGGATGAAGGGAGAAGACACAATTTCAAATGTGTTAATCTCTGGTACGACGGGGAATCAGATGATTGCTTTGTCTACCCCGGTTTTTTCCTCTTCGGGGAAAATCACAGGTGTACTCGTAGCGACGCTAAACTTTAATCACCTTGTGGATAAGTATTTAAATAATGAAAATCAGAATTTACAGCCTATTATAGTTGACAGCAGTGATGTCATCCAAGTTCATCCGAATGCTGATCTTATTGGAAAGTCACTGGACGAATCTAATTTAGATGCGAAATGGCTAACTGTATTTGAAGAAGGAAAAGGCTCTAGTGGCTATACCACAATTGGTAAAAAGTCTGATGCCATGCTTGTTTCTGCTGCGCCAATCGAGCTTGTTGATTACGGCCTTTATTTCGTTTCACCAATGAAAGCTATTCTTTCAGCAACAGAGAAAACGAAATTATTCAGCGTAATTATTTTTGGTGTATCCGTACTCGTTATCCTTGCTGTGGCGCTATTCATAGCCTCCCGAATCAGCCGACCTATTCGTCAAGTAACCGACCAAGTGAAAGCGTTCTCTGATGGGGATTTCAGCGTCAATCCACTCATCATAACTAGCTCTGACGAAACAGGCTATTTGGCAGATAGTTTAAACAAGATGCAGCAAAATCTTCATCAGTTGATTACGCAAATCGGAGAAAATTCATCCCAAGTTTCAGCTGCATCGGAAGAATTAATGGCTAGTGCCGAACAATCTAGTCAAGCTTCCGAACATATTACACTGACAGTCGAAGAAGTGGCCAGTGGGGCAGAGGTGCAAATGGGAACTGTTGAACGTACTGTTCAAAATACCGATACGCTTTCTATGAATGTAAACCAGATAGCATCTCATGCAAAACTGACTTCCACTTTATCTGAACAAGCATTAGGGAAAGCAGGAACTGGAAATGAAACGATTCAATCGACTGTCATCCAAATGGAATCCATTTATGAAACAATGAAAGAATTGTCAACCTCTATTACCGGAATGAGTGAACGTTCAAAAGAAATCGATCAGATTGTTGAAGTCATCTCTGGTATAGCCGCACAAACCAATTTACTCGCCTTAAATGCTGCAATCGAAGCAGCACGTGCAGGTGAACAAGGGAAAGGATTTGCTGTCGTCGCAAATGAAGTGCGCCATCTTGCAGAACAATCGTCCCATTCCGCCCAGCAAATTACACAGCTTATTTCAAATGTCCAAATGGAGTCAAATAATTCAATCCGGATGATGGAAAAAGGCCAAAAAGAAGTAGAAGATGGTGTTCAAATCGTACATGTAGCAGGTCAACTCTTCGCAGAAATCAAGCATGATTTAAACGATGTAGCAGAAAAGTCTATGGAAGTTTTAACTTCAACAAATCAGATGATAGAAGGTACGGTTGATGTCGTGGAATCGATTAGTCATATTTCAGATATTTCAAATCGTACACTTTCCGGTACCCAAAATATATCAGCAGCATCTGAGGAGCAATTAGCTTCCATGGAAGAAATTTCATCCTCAGCCACAGTTTTGGCTGGTATGGCAGAGAATCTACAAGAAATGATTTTGAAATTCAAACTATAG
- a CDS encoding globin domain-containing protein: MMRKPLIPYEEIGAEKLSELIDLFYTKVAVHPDLYPIFPGDWAETARKQKQFQTQYLGGPNLYTDEHGHPMMKARHNPFPITPVRAEAWLSCMAEAMDEVGLEGSLRDMYYKRLVLTANHMVNRSEEDHL, from the coding sequence ATGATGCGAAAACCTTTGATCCCTTATGAGGAGATCGGTGCTGAAAAGTTGTCGGAACTTATCGACTTATTTTACACTAAAGTGGCTGTCCATCCAGACCTATACCCTATTTTCCCGGGTGACTGGGCGGAAACGGCACGAAAACAAAAACAATTTCAAACACAATATTTAGGCGGACCCAATTTATATACAGACGAACACGGTCACCCAATGATGAAAGCTCGTCATAACCCCTTCCCAATCACACCCGTTCGCGCAGAAGCATGGCTTTCTTGCATGGCCGAAGCAATGGATGAAGTCGGACTTGAAGGAAGCTTACGAGACATGTACTATAAGCGTCTTGTCTTAACTGCAAACCATATGGTGAACAGGAGCGAGGAGGATCACCTGTGA
- a CDS encoding nuclease-related domain-containing protein has translation MQFLQNQLYRIGAGYSGECNADAYIERTQFPQMMKVFTDVHLSTSPKFTFQIDTLVITERYVLIVEVKNLKDTVRFVPNPPHLEQVLKTGDEVVLDCPVHQIESNKSNLDEWFRQRGIHLKTLGLLVLANPNTKVIDAPDDFPIIYKKQIPFYLQKLQPFERILTSSQIETITRQMIVEQQQFNPFPLCSFYHISPSDLRKGLLCPDCHGQLRQKNRETWYCPSCSKKADDPYNEAIQDWFMLVKNSMNNEECRNFLRLKNGNAACYVLSKSNLVKKGKFKTAFYIVGNRINCP, from the coding sequence GTGCAGTTTTTACAAAACCAACTTTATCGAATTGGAGCCGGCTATTCGGGCGAATGCAACGCCGATGCTTATATTGAGAGGACGCAATTCCCTCAAATGATGAAAGTTTTTACTGATGTACATTTGTCTACTTCCCCAAAATTCACATTTCAAATAGACACTTTGGTAATCACGGAACGATATGTCTTAATTGTCGAGGTGAAAAATCTTAAGGATACAGTCCGATTTGTACCAAATCCTCCTCATCTAGAACAAGTACTCAAAACTGGTGACGAAGTGGTCCTCGATTGCCCGGTCCATCAGATTGAATCGAATAAGTCGAATCTTGATGAATGGTTTCGTCAGCGGGGCATTCATTTGAAAACACTAGGCTTACTTGTTCTCGCTAATCCAAATACAAAAGTGATAGATGCCCCAGATGATTTCCCTATTATTTATAAAAAACAAATTCCTTTTTATCTTCAAAAGTTGCAACCATTTGAAAGAATTCTAACGTCTAGTCAAATTGAAACTATAACAAGACAAATGATTGTTGAACAACAGCAATTTAATCCGTTTCCACTTTGCTCCTTTTATCATATTAGTCCGAGTGACTTACGGAAAGGCTTACTCTGTCCTGATTGCCATGGGCAACTCCGACAGAAAAATCGAGAGACTTGGTATTGTCCAAGTTGCTCAAAGAAAGCTGATGATCCCTATAATGAAGCTATTCAGGACTGGTTTATGCTTGTTAAAAATTCGATGAATAATGAGGAATGTAGAAATTTTTTGAGATTGAAGAATGGAAATGCAGCCTGTTACGTACTCTCGAAGTCGAATCTGGTTAAAAAAGGTAAGTTTAAGACGGCATTTTATATTGTCGGAAATCGAATAAACTGTCCTTGA
- a CDS encoding DsbA family protein, which translates to MNRQTVMENSMVPSTCARPIELYVFIDPLCEDCWSLQPLLRKLQLEYDRYFTLRIALRTSLPSMNLPCIQKNEDALACDKVHPTYPIIAVKAAEFQGKRAGLRFLSKVFEYSFLKSRNVSSFSVLVEIAEKLELDVDEFIRDFSSKNVLRSLQVDVYMAKEMEVDKAATFVFFNGNIEDEGLKVSGLYEYEVYEQILEELVGMTIIPDIPPPLEDLFQRFDVLATNEIADIYNISEKSAERELKKRLLQQYIERITFQDTTLWRKKQL; encoded by the coding sequence GTGAACCGACAAACAGTAATGGAAAATTCGATGGTCCCTTCTACATGTGCAAGACCCATCGAATTATATGTCTTCATTGACCCTTTGTGTGAGGATTGCTGGTCTCTCCAGCCTCTTCTTCGCAAGTTACAACTAGAGTATGATCGCTATTTCACACTTCGAATTGCATTGCGTACATCATTACCATCGATGAACCTGCCATGTATACAGAAAAACGAGGATGCACTAGCCTGCGACAAAGTGCATCCAACTTACCCTATCATCGCAGTGAAAGCAGCGGAATTCCAAGGAAAGCGTGCTGGCTTACGCTTCCTGTCAAAGGTATTTGAATACTCTTTCTTAAAATCCCGAAATGTCTCCTCCTTTTCAGTACTCGTTGAAATTGCTGAAAAGTTAGAGCTCGATGTCGATGAATTCATTCGCGACTTTTCTTCCAAAAATGTCTTGCGTTCTTTACAAGTTGATGTCTATATGGCAAAAGAAATGGAAGTCGATAAAGCTGCTACCTTTGTTTTTTTCAATGGCAATATTGAAGATGAAGGACTAAAAGTAAGCGGCTTATACGAATACGAAGTATACGAACAAATTTTAGAGGAATTAGTCGGTATGACCATCATCCCTGACATTCCACCACCACTAGAAGATTTGTTCCAACGTTTCGATGTACTAGCTACAAATGAAATCGCAGATATTTACAATATCTCCGAAAAATCAGCCGAACGCGAATTAAAAAAACGACTCCTTCAACAATATATTGAACGAATCACTTTCCAAGACACGACCCTCTGGCGCAAAAAACAACTATAA
- the mecA gene encoding adaptor protein MecA → MEIERINENTVKFFLSYIDIEERGFTREEVWYNRDKSEELFWEMMDEVNDESEFEIEGPLWIQVHAMSGGIEVTVTRAQMSEDGEPVDSPFGIDDPRKLFPNDSGMFADDEEMIPDVNVGAQEWLDNVFVFKEFDDLIPLTSRVEGYIVKSSLYAYENNYYLHIEYEDETMDEARKTDLFSVISEFGMPSNLTKHRLGEYGKVIMDADVFTNIQHYFGTK, encoded by the coding sequence ATGGAAATAGAGCGCATTAACGAAAATACAGTTAAATTTTTTCTTTCATATATTGATATTGAAGAGCGCGGCTTTACACGGGAGGAAGTTTGGTATAATCGCGACAAAAGTGAGGAACTCTTCTGGGAGATGATGGACGAAGTCAATGACGAGTCAGAGTTTGAAATCGAAGGACCATTATGGATTCAGGTGCATGCAATGAGCGGTGGAATTGAAGTGACAGTTACACGAGCACAAATGTCCGAAGATGGCGAACCGGTCGACTCACCTTTTGGCATAGATGATCCAAGAAAATTATTTCCAAATGACAGTGGGATGTTTGCAGACGATGAAGAGATGATACCGGATGTGAATGTTGGTGCACAAGAGTGGCTCGATAATGTATTTGTCTTCAAAGAATTCGATGACCTCATTCCATTAACGAGTCGAGTGGAGGGGTATATCGTCAAATCATCCCTTTATGCATATGAAAATAATTATTATTTGCATATCGAATATGAGGATGAAACAATGGATGAAGCGAGGAAAACAGATTTGTTCAGCGTCATTTCTGAATTCGGAATGCCATCTAACCTGACGAAACATCGACTTGGGGAATATGGTAAAGTCATTATGGATGCAGATGTTTTCACGAACATTCAACACTACTTTGGAACGAAGTGA
- a CDS encoding putative glycoside hydrolase encodes MAIPMVASAEDDEEDFAQRTYGFATIDDQLIASSTLFRYDSGLTFTYPDAVRGVYVTGHSAGGERFSYLTNLLDTTDLNAMVIDIKDDYGYITYKPADDSPLKAMDIGKPYIKDPQAMLKILEEKEIYPIARIVVFKDSVLAEKRPELSFLDGDTVWKNGRGESFVNPFMKEVWDHNVAIAIEAAKMGFQEIQFDYVRFPEGFEKRHDTLEYTFESYEESKLDPVQRRVEAITDFVAYAREQLKPYGVQVSVDIFGYAATLPEAPGIGQNFAKISENVDVISSMIYPSHWTSYFGIAKPDLEPYKLVSAYAEVENAKLAELDNPPVSRPWIQDFSASWLGKGNYLRYGKAEVEAQIKGLKDNGINEYLLWNAGNRYSEGVNYKP; translated from the coding sequence ATGGCCATTCCGATGGTGGCATCTGCTGAAGATGATGAAGAAGATTTTGCACAACGTACATATGGATTTGCAACAATTGATGACCAACTCATCGCATCGTCAACGCTGTTCCGTTATGATTCTGGGCTAACATTTACGTATCCGGATGCGGTACGCGGAGTTTACGTAACAGGGCACTCAGCAGGTGGAGAGCGTTTCTCGTACTTGACAAATTTACTAGATACGACAGATTTAAACGCGATGGTCATTGATATTAAAGATGATTATGGCTATATTACCTATAAACCTGCCGATGATTCTCCGCTCAAAGCGATGGATATTGGTAAGCCCTACATAAAAGATCCGCAAGCTATGCTGAAAATACTTGAAGAAAAAGAGATTTATCCGATTGCGCGAATTGTCGTCTTTAAAGATAGTGTGCTAGCAGAAAAGCGTCCTGAGCTGTCCTTTTTGGATGGTGATACCGTATGGAAAAATGGGCGGGGGGAGTCCTTTGTTAACCCGTTTATGAAGGAAGTATGGGATCATAATGTTGCCATTGCAATTGAGGCCGCTAAAATGGGCTTTCAGGAAATCCAGTTCGACTATGTTCGTTTTCCAGAAGGATTTGAAAAGCGTCATGATACATTGGAGTATACGTTCGAGTCCTACGAAGAGTCGAAACTCGATCCTGTCCAAAGACGTGTGGAAGCAATTACAGACTTCGTAGCGTATGCAAGAGAGCAATTGAAGCCTTATGGAGTCCAAGTATCCGTCGATATTTTTGGCTATGCAGCAACGCTTCCTGAAGCTCCTGGGATTGGTCAGAACTTCGCGAAGATATCCGAAAATGTAGATGTCATTTCATCAATGATTTACCCAAGTCATTGGACGTCATATTTCGGTATTGCAAAGCCTGATCTAGAACCGTACAAGCTCGTTTCAGCATATGCCGAAGTTGAGAATGCGAAATTAGCCGAACTCGATAATCCACCGGTTTCCCGACCGTGGATTCAAGATTTCAGTGCGTCTTGGCTAGGTAAAGGGAATTATTTGCGCTATGGTAAGGCAGAAGTCGAGGCACAGATTAAAGGATTGAAGGATAATGGCATTAACGAGTATTTATTATGGAATGCAGGCAATCGGTATTCAGAGGGCGTTAATTATAAACCGTGA
- the spxA gene encoding transcriptional regulator SpxA has translation MVTLFTSPSCTSCRKAKAWLEEHEIPYTERNIFSEPLNIDEIKEILRMTEDGTDEIISTRSKIFQKLNVDVESLPLQRLYELIQEHPGLLRRPIILDEKRLQVGYNEDEIRRFLPRKVRAYQLLEARRMVN, from the coding sequence ATGGTAACATTATTCACATCCCCAAGCTGTACATCATGTAGGAAAGCAAAAGCGTGGTTAGAGGAACACGAAATTCCGTATACAGAGCGAAATATATTTTCTGAACCTTTGAATATTGACGAGATAAAAGAAATTCTTCGTATGACAGAAGATGGAACGGACGAAATTATTTCAACGCGTTCGAAAATTTTCCAAAAGCTGAATGTTGATGTAGAAAGTCTTCCATTGCAACGTCTATACGAGCTAATCCAGGAACATCCTGGCCTTTTGAGAAGACCGATTATTCTCGATGAAAAAAGGTTGCAGGTGGGGTATAATGAAGATGAGATTCGTCGATTCCTACCGAGAAAAGTAAGAGCCTATCAGCTGCTTGAAGCGCGGCGCATGGTAAACTAA
- a CDS encoding ABC transporter ATP-binding protein — translation MAEKLLEIKSLKQYFNVGKKNEVRAVDGVTFDIYKGETLGLVGESGCGKSTTGRSIIRLYDATGGEVIYDGVNVHAKKSKTELKAFNRKMQMIFQDPYASLNPRMKVLDIIAEGLDIHGLVKGPKERTARVHELLETVGLNREHANRYPHEFSGGQRQRLGIARALAVEPEFIIADEPISALDVSIQAQVVNLLKELQEEKGLTYLFIAHDLSMVKYISDRIGVMYFGKLVEIGPAETIYTAPLHPYTQSLLSAIPLPDPDYERTRVRKGYDPKVHEYGPDEEVTMREVTPGHFVLCSQREFDTFNLIQQKSTTSISGG, via the coding sequence GTGGCTGAAAAATTACTTGAAATTAAAAGTTTAAAACAGTATTTTAACGTTGGTAAAAAGAATGAAGTACGTGCGGTTGACGGCGTTACTTTTGATATTTATAAGGGTGAAACGCTCGGTCTTGTGGGAGAATCCGGCTGTGGTAAATCCACAACAGGCCGCAGTATTATCCGTTTGTATGATGCAACAGGTGGGGAAGTCATTTATGATGGCGTCAATGTTCATGCAAAGAAATCGAAAACAGAGCTGAAAGCATTTAATCGTAAAATGCAAATGATTTTCCAGGATCCATATGCATCGTTGAATCCTCGTATGAAGGTGCTGGATATTATTGCAGAAGGGTTGGATATTCATGGACTTGTTAAAGGGCCGAAAGAACGTACGGCGCGCGTCCATGAGCTACTCGAAACGGTTGGATTGAACCGTGAGCACGCCAATCGTTATCCGCATGAGTTTTCCGGTGGTCAGCGTCAGCGTCTTGGGATTGCCCGTGCATTAGCTGTTGAACCAGAATTCATCATTGCAGATGAGCCAATTTCTGCTCTAGACGTATCCATTCAAGCGCAAGTCGTTAACTTGTTGAAAGAGCTTCAAGAAGAAAAAGGCTTGACGTATTTATTCATCGCGCATGATTTGTCGATGGTTAAATATATTTCAGATCGAATTGGGGTTATGTACTTTGGGAAGCTGGTTGAGATTGGACCAGCAGAAACGATATACACGGCACCTTTGCATCCATATACACAGTCACTGTTATCAGCTATTCCATTGCCAGATCCTGATTATGAACGCACTCGAGTACGTAAGGGCTACGATCCGAAAGTACATGAGTATGGTCCGGACGAGGAAGTTACTATGCGCGAAGTAACACCAGGACATTTTGTTCTTTGTTCACAGCGTGAATTTGATACGTTTAACTTGATTCAGCAGAAATCTACCACTTCTATAAGTGGGGGATGA
- the pepF gene encoding oligoendopeptidase F, with product MTTETNNKVLTRDEVKVEETWRLEDIFASDEAWEQAYTDVEEFSNKAATYKGTLHNGADALYDALVYRDTLSERLRRLYTYAHLKTDQDTTNSFYQAMDSRVKSLYVKVSTALSFFLPELLAMDEAELNKQVETHEGLRLYKQEFEEINTQRPHVLPAEQEALLAQLSEVTGQSSETFSMLNNADLTFPMVKDENGEEVELSHGRYIRFLESDDARVREDAFKATYSKYGEFQNTFASTLSGNVKRDNVNASIRNYSSAREAAMSNNHIPEQVYENLVSTINKNVHLLQRYVALRKKVFGLEDLHMWDMYAPLVKDVDMEIPYEEAAQTMLDSFHPLGEDYVSIVQEGLDNRWVDVRENKGKRSGAYSSGAYGTNPYILMNWQDNVSNLFTLAHEFGHSVHSYYSRKSQPFIYSGYSIFVAEVASTVNEALLNDHLLKTIDDEQKRIYLLNYWLDGFRGTVFRQTMFAEFEHLIHELDQQGVALTAEKLTEEYYALNKKYFGDDLVVDEEIGLEWARIPHFYYNYYVYQYATGYSAAVALSNQILTEGEPAVERYINNFLKAGSSDYPIEVLKKAGVDMTSAAPIEEACRVFEEKLNELESLLLKN from the coding sequence ATGACGACTGAAACTAATAACAAAGTATTGACACGTGATGAAGTGAAAGTGGAGGAGACTTGGCGCTTAGAGGACATCTTCGCATCAGATGAGGCGTGGGAACAAGCCTATACGGATGTTGAGGAATTCTCAAATAAGGCGGCGACCTACAAAGGAACACTGCATAACGGAGCAGATGCGCTCTACGATGCACTAGTTTACCGTGATACGCTCTCAGAAAGATTACGCCGTCTCTACACATATGCACATTTAAAGACGGACCAAGACACGACAAATAGCTTCTATCAGGCGATGGATAGCCGTGTGAAATCACTCTACGTAAAAGTATCTACAGCTTTATCATTTTTCCTACCAGAGCTACTGGCAATGGATGAAGCGGAATTGAACAAGCAAGTGGAGACGCATGAGGGATTGCGTTTGTATAAGCAGGAATTTGAAGAAATTAATACGCAAAGACCTCATGTTCTACCAGCTGAACAGGAAGCACTTCTTGCGCAGTTATCTGAGGTGACAGGTCAATCTTCAGAAACATTTAGTATGTTGAACAATGCAGATTTAACGTTTCCAATGGTGAAAGACGAAAATGGAGAAGAAGTTGAGTTGTCGCACGGTCGCTATATTCGATTTTTAGAGAGTGATGATGCTCGCGTTCGAGAAGATGCGTTTAAAGCGACGTACTCCAAATATGGAGAATTTCAAAATACATTCGCATCGACCCTTTCTGGAAATGTGAAACGTGATAACGTCAACGCTAGTATCCGTAACTATTCATCTGCACGTGAAGCTGCGATGTCCAATAATCATATTCCGGAACAGGTTTATGAAAATCTAGTCTCTACAATTAATAAAAATGTGCACTTGCTTCAGCGTTATGTGGCGCTTCGTAAAAAAGTGTTTGGACTTGAGGATCTTCACATGTGGGATATGTACGCACCGCTTGTAAAAGATGTCGATATGGAGATCCCATACGAAGAAGCAGCTCAGACGATGCTTGATAGCTTCCATCCGCTCGGAGAAGACTATGTATCGATTGTTCAAGAAGGACTGGATAATCGTTGGGTCGATGTTCGTGAAAATAAAGGCAAACGCTCGGGTGCATATTCTTCTGGAGCTTATGGTACCAACCCGTATATTTTAATGAATTGGCAAGATAACGTCAGCAACTTGTTCACATTGGCACATGAATTCGGCCACAGTGTCCATAGTTATTACTCGCGTAAAAGCCAGCCATTCATTTATAGCGGTTATTCAATCTTTGTAGCGGAAGTTGCATCGACTGTGAATGAAGCACTGTTGAATGATCACCTGCTAAAAACGATTGACGATGAACAAAAACGTATTTATCTGTTGAATTATTGGCTAGATGGTTTCCGTGGAACCGTATTCCGTCAAACGATGTTTGCTGAATTTGAGCATTTGATTCACGAGTTGGATCAGCAAGGTGTTGCCTTAACGGCTGAAAAACTAACTGAAGAGTATTATGCGCTCAATAAAAAGTATTTTGGTGATGATCTTGTTGTTGATGAAGAGATTGGTCTCGAATGGGCACGGATTCCACACTTCTACTATAATTATTATGTCTATCAATATGCGACAGGCTATAGTGCAGCAGTAGCGCTCAGCAATCAAATTTTAACAGAAGGTGAGCCAGCTGTTGAACGTTATATCAATAACTTCTTGAAAGCAGGTTCTTCTGATTATCCGATTGAAGTGCTAAAAAAAGCAGGCGTTGATATGACAAGTGCTGCGCCGATTGAAGAGGCATGCCGTGTATTTGAAGAGAAGTTAAATGAGCTTGAGTCACTTCTTTTGAAAAACTAA
- a CDS encoding competence protein CoiA, protein MLTPELTREQLKKWRRTELFYCPQCKSPLQLKVGEIMIPHFAHKKDTSCSACFSEGETQEHLQGKLQLYHFLQKQTKHVELEPFLRMLSQRPDLLVTTTSASTPIEFQCSTIPVSDMESRSNGYRSIGMKPIWILHTPAKFTTLPQAVGMFYFSKFHESFLTHTYPEAYTFLTYNPQKERFHYFSSLIHVAGKRYIGIHRSLPLSKQVFPFAKPKAPSKEELHQYVAIYVSMRNDFLQSRILLNRRGVNDSFLKICYEMRVHPTNLPLWIGIPVTFSESFREHDCEWQLGLIHFMKWRGIRFSDLTENQIRGYLSSIEGVSIGRLQACVAYRDLLIAEGIESFQNSSVINDKMIFRVLSERLLAKRYEN, encoded by the coding sequence ATTCTTACACCGGAGTTAACAAGGGAACAGTTGAAAAAATGGCGAAGGACAGAATTATTCTATTGCCCTCAATGCAAATCCCCGCTTCAATTAAAAGTTGGAGAAATTATGATTCCGCATTTCGCACATAAAAAAGATACTAGCTGTTCAGCCTGTTTTTCAGAAGGTGAAACGCAAGAACATTTGCAAGGAAAGCTGCAGTTGTATCATTTTTTGCAAAAACAGACGAAGCATGTCGAACTTGAACCTTTTTTGCGTATGTTGTCACAACGCCCTGATCTTCTTGTGACAACAACATCGGCTTCAACACCTATTGAGTTTCAGTGCAGTACAATCCCTGTCTCTGACATGGAGTCGAGGTCTAACGGTTATCGTAGTATAGGAATGAAACCGATATGGATTTTGCATACCCCAGCAAAGTTCACAACATTACCTCAAGCTGTTGGTATGTTCTATTTTTCTAAGTTCCACGAAAGCTTCTTAACCCACACATACCCTGAAGCTTATACATTTCTCACGTACAATCCCCAAAAAGAACGCTTCCATTATTTTTCTAGTTTGATCCACGTTGCAGGAAAACGATATATTGGTATCCATCGGTCATTACCGTTATCGAAGCAAGTATTTCCGTTTGCAAAACCTAAAGCCCCATCTAAGGAAGAGTTACATCAATATGTAGCCATTTATGTATCCATGCGTAATGATTTTCTACAATCACGTATTTTATTAAATCGAAGAGGGGTAAATGATTCTTTTTTGAAAATATGTTATGAAATGCGTGTTCATCCAACGAATCTTCCCTTATGGATTGGAATCCCCGTGACATTTAGCGAGTCGTTTCGAGAGCATGATTGTGAATGGCAATTGGGACTTATCCATTTTATGAAGTGGAGGGGAATCCGTTTCAGTGATTTAACGGAAAATCAAATTCGTGGCTATTTGTCGAGTATAGAAGGTGTATCTATAGGAAGACTACAAGCGTGTGTGGCCTATCGAGATTTACTCATAGCGGAAGGAATTGAATCATTTCAAAATAGTTCTGTAATCAATGATAAAATGATTTTTCGTGTATTATCAGAAAGATTACTTGCAAAGCGGTATGAAAATTGA